The proteins below are encoded in one region of Sporosarcina sp. FSL K6-1508:
- a CDS encoding Cof-type HAD-IIB family hydrolase, with the protein MTKKMIMFDIDGTLLDHEKKLPVSAKEAIKSLKEVGHEVAIATGRAPYFINDLRKELEIDSFVCFNGQYVEIEGEVIYKNPIDKELLMQLSDFSTSYDHPLVYMGAEFMKSNTGSHSEIEESLRSLFIDTAQLEVDANYYNNTEIYQTLLYCKEHEESSYRSNLGSLNFIRWHEFSMDVLPLGGSKAKGIEKFIEKKGFTKDQVYAFGDNLNDIEMLQYVGYGVAMGNAPEEVKKIARYVTKDVSENGIAYGLEMVGLLP; encoded by the coding sequence ATGACCAAAAAAATGATTATGTTTGATATTGACGGGACGCTACTTGATCATGAGAAAAAATTGCCTGTTTCTGCGAAGGAAGCTATTAAATCTTTAAAAGAAGTTGGACATGAAGTAGCCATTGCTACAGGACGGGCTCCATATTTCATTAATGATTTAAGAAAGGAATTAGAAATTGATTCCTTTGTTTGTTTTAATGGTCAATACGTTGAAATAGAAGGCGAAGTCATTTATAAGAATCCAATTGATAAAGAATTGTTAATGCAGTTATCGGACTTTTCTACTTCATATGATCATCCTCTTGTATATATGGGGGCTGAATTTATGAAATCCAATACGGGGTCTCATTCTGAAATAGAAGAATCCCTACGTTCCCTTTTTATTGATACAGCACAACTTGAAGTTGACGCTAATTACTATAACAATACAGAAATCTATCAAACACTGCTCTATTGCAAGGAGCATGAAGAATCTTCCTATCGGAGCAATTTAGGAAGCTTGAATTTTATTCGCTGGCATGAATTTTCGATGGATGTTCTGCCTCTTGGCGGTTCGAAAGCGAAGGGAATTGAAAAATTCATTGAAAAAAAAGGTTTTACGAAAGATCAAGTCTATGCTTTCGGTGATAATTTAAATGATATTGAAATGCTTCAATATGTCGGTTATGGAGTTGCAATGGGTAATGCACCCGAGGAAGTAAAAAAGATAGCAAGATATGTTACGAAAGATGTGAGCGAAAATGGCATTGCCTATGGTTTGGAAATGGTGGGATTATTACCATAA
- a CDS encoding 3D domain-containing protein, with product MLKLKIFLVATLFAFSTYAVASASVLSHSLDSGNGFAYLQYLSDEADILLDASEVSKVPSQDALDMEMVVEYPPLEIASEPESEPESEPDQYTVIKGDNLYRIALSHNISLESLTSLNDLTDDLIYPGDVLIVSGNEEEIGSVETASDTMATVIVPKSSPPPVSDEKEMLVTATAYTAYCTGCSGTTAYGIDLRSNPNRKVIAVDPRVIPLGTKVWVEGYGEAIAGDTGGAIKGNKIDVFIPSHDNAMEWGVKKVKLKVLN from the coding sequence TTGTTGAAACTTAAAATCTTTCTAGTAGCGACGCTTTTTGCATTTTCGACATATGCAGTAGCATCTGCATCAGTTCTTTCACATTCTCTTGATAGTGGTAATGGATTCGCGTATCTTCAATATCTTTCAGATGAGGCAGACATTCTTTTGGATGCATCAGAAGTAAGTAAGGTTCCATCTCAGGATGCTTTAGATATGGAAATGGTAGTAGAATATCCGCCTTTGGAAATAGCATCTGAACCTGAATCTGAACCAGAATCAGAACCAGATCAGTATACAGTGATTAAGGGAGATAATTTATATCGAATTGCACTTTCTCACAATATTTCTTTAGAGTCACTTACCAGTTTGAATGACTTGACGGATGATTTGATTTACCCAGGAGATGTATTAATTGTCAGTGGAAATGAAGAAGAAATCGGATCAGTTGAGACTGCCTCAGATACGATGGCGACTGTAATTGTGCCAAAGTCCTCGCCCCCGCCAGTAAGCGATGAAAAAGAGATGCTCGTTACAGCTACAGCTTATACAGCATACTGCACTGGCTGTTCAGGGACTACTGCTTATGGCATCGACCTGCGTTCAAATCCAAATCGAAAAGTAATAGCAGTAGATCCAAGAGTTATTCCGCTCGGTACAAAAGTATGGGTTGAAGGGTATGGAGAAGCGATTGCCGGTGATACAGGAGGAGCTATCAAAGGGAATAAAATTGATGTATTCATTCCTTCTCATGATAATGCAATGGAATGGGGCGTCAAAAAGGTAAAGCTTAAAGTCCTAAATTGA
- the nspC gene encoding carboxynorspermidine decarboxylase: MNIDLNELPSPCYVVDEGLLIKNLEKLKSVVDRTGCKILLAQKGFSMFSVYPLVGEYLNGVTSSSVHEARLGYEEMGKEVHTYAPAFSETEFDEILSYSDHIVFNSFQQYNQFKDKVNNHPKQMEVGLRINPEYSEIEVDMYNPCFLHSRFGVTLENFEEDQLEGIDGLHFHTMCEQNSDTLERTVQVVDEKFGKYIKNMKWINFGGGHHITRPDYDIETLIRSILFIKEKYGVQVYLEPGEAVALNTGYLVATVLDTLHNGMPIAILDTSAACHMPDVLEMPYRPEIIGAGMPDEKAYTYRFGGPTCLAGDVIGDYSFDQPLTPGDKLVFCDMAHYSMVKNNTFNGVNLPSIVLNTVKDGVKVIQQFGYEDFKSRLS, from the coding sequence TTGAACATTGATTTAAATGAACTCCCCTCGCCCTGTTATGTAGTGGATGAAGGGCTGCTTATAAAAAACTTGGAGAAACTGAAGTCTGTTGTTGATCGGACGGGCTGTAAGATTCTCCTCGCACAAAAAGGTTTTTCTATGTTCTCTGTATATCCTTTAGTCGGAGAATATTTGAATGGTGTAACATCCAGTTCTGTACATGAGGCGAGACTGGGTTATGAAGAAATGGGCAAGGAAGTTCACACCTATGCCCCTGCATTTTCTGAAACTGAGTTTGATGAGATTCTTTCTTATTCAGATCACATTGTCTTTAATTCTTTTCAACAATACAATCAATTCAAAGACAAAGTTAACAACCATCCGAAACAAATGGAAGTTGGACTTCGTATTAATCCGGAGTACTCCGAAATCGAAGTTGATATGTATAATCCATGCTTTTTACATTCTAGATTTGGTGTTACGCTAGAGAATTTTGAAGAGGATCAACTTGAAGGGATCGATGGATTACATTTCCATACAATGTGTGAACAAAACTCGGATACATTAGAACGTACTGTGCAAGTCGTCGATGAGAAATTCGGGAAATACATTAAAAATATGAAATGGATCAACTTCGGCGGCGGGCATCATATTACAAGACCCGATTATGATATCGAAACACTTATCCGTTCGATACTGTTTATAAAGGAGAAATATGGTGTTCAAGTGTACTTGGAACCTGGTGAAGCTGTAGCATTGAATACCGGCTATCTTGTAGCTACTGTTTTAGACACCCTCCATAACGGAATGCCAATTGCCATTTTAGATACCTCGGCAGCATGTCATATGCCTGATGTATTAGAAATGCCCTATCGACCTGAAATCATTGGAGCAGGAATGCCGGACGAAAAAGCTTACACATATAGATTCGGCGGGCCTACATGTCTTGCCGGTGATGTTATTGGCGATTATTCATTTGATCAGCCATTAACTCCCGGTGATAAACTCGTATTTTGCGATATGGCTCACTATTCAATGGTTAAAAACAATACATTTAACGGTGTCAACTTACCTTCCATTGTTCTTAATACTGTAAAAGACGGTGTTAAAGTCATTCAACAATTTGGGTATGAAGATTTTAAAAGCCGTTTATCTTAA
- a CDS encoding saccharopine dehydrogenase family protein yields the protein MGKALIIGAGGVAGVVVHKCCQVPDVFEEICIASRTVSKCDALKEKLDGGRTKIQTAQVDADNVEELVELITKFQPDIVINVALPYQDLTIMDACLATGVDYVDTANYEPLDEAKFEYSWQWAYRERFEKAGITALLGSGFDPGVTGVFSAHALKHHFDEIHTIDIVDANAGDHGYPFATNFNPEINIREITANGSYFENGEFIETEPLSIKRVYNLPEIGPKDVYLLHHEELESLALNITGIKKIRFWMTFSENYLNHLKVLENVGMTSIEPILFEGKEIAPLQFLKAVLPDPASLGPRTKGKTNIGCIFQGIKDGEEKTYYIYNVCDHQECYAEVGSQAISYTTGVPAMIGAMLVMTGKWKNPGVHNIEEFNPDPFMEALNEYGLPWQESFNPELID from the coding sequence ATGGGAAAAGCTTTAATTATTGGTGCAGGCGGAGTTGCAGGAGTAGTTGTTCATAAATGTTGTCAGGTTCCTGACGTATTCGAAGAAATCTGTATCGCAAGTCGTACAGTATCTAAATGTGATGCTTTAAAAGAAAAATTAGACGGAGGTCGTACTAAAATTCAAACGGCTCAAGTAGATGCTGATAATGTGGAAGAACTGGTTGAACTTATTACTAAATTCCAACCAGATATCGTCATTAATGTTGCATTGCCTTATCAGGATTTAACGATTATGGATGCATGTCTTGCTACTGGCGTTGACTATGTCGATACAGCAAACTACGAGCCTCTTGATGAAGCTAAGTTCGAATACAGCTGGCAATGGGCGTATAGAGAACGTTTTGAAAAAGCAGGCATCACTGCCCTACTTGGAAGCGGCTTTGACCCGGGTGTAACTGGTGTATTCTCTGCCCATGCACTAAAACATCACTTCGATGAAATTCATACGATCGACATTGTGGATGCAAATGCTGGTGATCATGGTTATCCGTTCGCAACCAACTTCAATCCTGAAATTAACATCCGTGAAATCACAGCAAACGGAAGCTATTTTGAAAATGGAGAGTTCATCGAAACTGAACCATTATCCATTAAACGTGTCTATAATCTTCCTGAAATCGGTCCAAAAGATGTTTATTTGTTACATCATGAGGAATTGGAATCTCTTGCACTTAATATAACAGGTATCAAAAAAATTCGTTTCTGGATGACGTTCTCAGAGAATTATTTGAACCACCTAAAAGTACTTGAAAACGTTGGCATGACATCTATTGAGCCGATTCTTTTCGAAGGAAAAGAAATCGCTCCCCTACAATTCTTAAAAGCCGTTCTACCGGATCCGGCTTCGCTTGGACCTAGAACAAAAGGAAAAACGAATATCGGTTGTATCTTCCAAGGTATTAAAGACGGCGAAGAGAAAACTTATTATATCTACAATGTTTGTGACCATCAAGAATGCTATGCAGAAGTTGGTTCACAAGCGATTTCTTATACAACCGGTGTACCTGCAATGATTGGTGCGATGCTTGTTATGACAGGTAAATGGAAGAACCCTGGCGTGCATAATATCGAAGAATTCAATCCAGATCCATTCATGGAAGCACTCAACGAATATGGTCTACCGTGGCAAGAAAGCTTTAATCCTGAATTGATTGACTGA
- the speB gene encoding agmatinase, with translation MLNRNVETFIGCDNEYEESKIVIFGAPFDSTTSFRPGTRFASKAMRGESFGIETYSPYQDKDLEDIAVFDGGDLELSFGNTSRALGQIEDFTTEILEDGKIPCMIGGEHLVTLGAMRAVAKIYPDLHVIQFDAHADLREDYLGETLSHATVIHRVWDLLGDDKIFQFGIRSGDRSEFQWGKDHVFTNKFNFNGLNEVVEKLKGKPVYLTIDLDVLDPSVFPGTGTPEAGGVSFMELLSAMLTVSGLNIVACDVNELSPIYDQSGVSTAVACKVLRELLLAI, from the coding sequence ATGTTGAATAGAAATGTGGAAACGTTTATTGGCTGTGACAATGAGTACGAAGAATCGAAAATCGTTATTTTCGGGGCTCCCTTTGACTCTACGACTTCTTTTCGTCCTGGTACACGCTTTGCCAGTAAAGCAATGCGCGGTGAATCATTTGGTATTGAAACATACAGCCCCTATCAGGATAAAGATTTAGAAGATATCGCTGTATTTGATGGTGGCGATTTAGAATTGAGTTTTGGGAATACGTCAAGAGCTTTAGGGCAAATTGAAGATTTTACAACTGAAATTTTGGAAGACGGCAAGATTCCTTGCATGATTGGCGGCGAACATCTAGTGACACTCGGTGCAATGCGTGCTGTTGCCAAAATATATCCTGACCTTCATGTAATCCAATTTGATGCACATGCAGATTTACGTGAGGATTACCTCGGTGAAACTCTATCTCATGCCACTGTCATTCACAGAGTATGGGACCTGCTTGGGGACGATAAAATCTTCCAATTCGGTATCCGTTCCGGAGACCGTAGTGAATTCCAATGGGGTAAGGACCATGTATTTACAAATAAGTTTAACTTTAATGGATTAAATGAAGTCGTTGAAAAACTAAAAGGAAAACCAGTTTACTTAACCATTGATTTGGATGTACTGGACCCTTCTGTATTTCCTGGAACAGGTACACCTGAAGCCGGCGGTGTCAGCTTTATGGAATTACTGAGTGCCATGTTAACAGTAAGCGGCCTCAATATTGTCGCTTGTGATGTAAACGAGCTGTCTCCAATTTACGATCAAAGCGGCGTTTCTACAGCCGTTGCATGTAAAGTTTTACGCGAATTGCTGTTGGCCATTTGA
- the speE gene encoding polyamine aminopropyltransferase, translating into MNLWYTENHSPNVRFSLKVEEHLYTGKSAFQKIDILQTSEFGRILTLDGLVMLTEKDEFIYHEMITHVAMATNPKIKKVLVIGAGDGGTIRELTKYPTIEVIDMVEIDELVVDVCKEYLPQTASKLDDPRVTLYFEDGLKFIRRIENDYDLVIVDSTDPFGPGEGLFTKEFYGNCYKALKEDGILVNQHESPFYAEDALGMRKAHQKIVGFFPVCNVYQFHMPTYPSGHWLFGFASKKFDPIQDLNATAWNELELKTKYYNTDIHVGSFALPNYVKEQLKDVE; encoded by the coding sequence ATGAATTTATGGTATACAGAAAATCATTCACCAAATGTCCGTTTTTCACTAAAAGTGGAAGAGCACCTTTACACGGGCAAAAGTGCTTTTCAAAAAATCGATATTTTACAAACATCAGAGTTTGGCCGTATTCTTACTCTCGATGGACTCGTGATGTTGACTGAAAAAGATGAATTTATTTATCATGAGATGATTACACATGTAGCAATGGCTACAAATCCGAAGATAAAAAAAGTATTGGTCATTGGCGCAGGAGATGGCGGTACAATCCGTGAGCTGACTAAGTATCCTACTATTGAGGTAATCGACATGGTTGAAATTGATGAACTGGTTGTCGATGTCTGCAAAGAATATTTGCCGCAGACAGCTTCAAAATTGGATGATCCGAGGGTGACTTTATATTTTGAAGATGGGCTAAAGTTTATTCGTAGAATCGAGAACGACTATGACTTGGTCATTGTGGACTCGACAGATCCATTCGGCCCAGGCGAAGGTCTATTTACAAAAGAATTTTATGGGAACTGCTATAAAGCGCTGAAAGAAGACGGTATTCTCGTGAATCAGCATGAAAGTCCGTTTTACGCTGAAGATGCTCTCGGCATGAGGAAAGCACACCAGAAAATTGTAGGGTTCTTCCCTGTTTGTAATGTGTATCAATTCCATATGCCGACTTACCCATCTGGTCACTGGCTATTTGGTTTTGCGTCTAAGAAGTTTGACCCTATTCAAGATTTGAATGCAACAGCATGGAACGAACTTGAGTTGAAAACGAAGTATTACAATACGGATATTCATGTCGGCTCGTTTGCACTTCCAAACTATGTAAAGGAGCAATTAAAAGATGTTGAATAG
- a CDS encoding aminotransferase class I/II-fold pyridoxal phosphate-dependent enzyme: MTDHLQQKAPIMEALNRYKSMRVVPFDVPGHKRGRGNPELAAFLGEQCLSMDVNSMKPLDNLCHPVSVIKESEELAAQAFGAKHAFFMVNGTTSAVQAMIMTACKAGDKIIMPRNVHRSAINALIISGAVPVYVNPGVHSELGIPLGMSLKDVEQTILENLDAKAILINNPTYYGICSNLQALTNLAHQHNMLVLVDEAHGTHFYFGEDLPATAMSVGADMASVSMHKSGGSLTQSSFLLINNDVSLGYTRQIINLTQTTSGSYLLLSSLDISRRNLALNGKEIFRKVAEMAQYTRNEINKIDGYYAYSKELLNGDTIFDFDVTKLSVDTREIGLAGIEVYDILRDEYDIQIEFGDIGNILAYISVGDRHLDLERLVAALAEIKRRYAKDKSRIYIHEYISPQVALTPQKAFYASKQNMPISESAGHISSEFVMCYPPGIPILAPGERITHEILDFIQYSKDKGCFLTGTEDSNIENINVLKEFAE, translated from the coding sequence ATGACAGATCATTTGCAACAAAAAGCCCCTATTATGGAGGCACTTAACCGATATAAATCAATGCGTGTCGTCCCTTTCGATGTTCCCGGCCATAAACGCGGGAGAGGAAATCCTGAATTAGCCGCATTTTTAGGAGAACAATGTCTGTCAATGGATGTCAATTCCATGAAACCATTAGATAATCTCTGCCACCCTGTTTCCGTCATTAAAGAGTCTGAGGAATTGGCCGCTCAGGCATTTGGAGCAAAGCATGCATTTTTCATGGTCAATGGAACTACTTCTGCAGTGCAAGCAATGATCATGACCGCGTGTAAAGCTGGGGATAAAATTATTATGCCCCGTAACGTACATCGCAGCGCCATTAATGCGCTTATCATTAGCGGCGCGGTTCCGGTATACGTGAATCCCGGCGTGCATAGCGAACTTGGCATTCCTTTAGGGATGTCCCTAAAAGATGTTGAACAAACCATTTTAGAGAACCTTGATGCTAAAGCGATTCTCATTAACAATCCTACTTATTACGGGATTTGTTCAAATCTACAGGCTCTAACAAATTTAGCACATCAACATAATATGCTTGTGCTAGTCGATGAAGCGCATGGTACCCATTTCTATTTTGGTGAAGATCTTCCCGCTACAGCTATGTCAGTAGGCGCTGATATGGCATCTGTCAGCATGCACAAATCTGGTGGTTCATTGACTCAAAGCTCTTTTCTTTTGATAAATAATGATGTGAGCCTCGGTTATACGCGGCAAATTATCAACCTGACTCAAACGACAAGCGGTTCCTATTTGTTGCTTTCCTCTTTAGATATTTCACGAAGAAATTTAGCGCTAAATGGGAAAGAAATCTTCCGGAAAGTGGCAGAGATGGCACAATACACAAGAAATGAAATAAACAAAATTGACGGGTATTATGCCTATTCAAAAGAGCTGCTTAACGGAGATACGATTTTTGACTTTGACGTGACAAAACTATCTGTAGATACGCGTGAAATTGGCTTGGCAGGTATTGAAGTCTACGATATTCTCCGTGATGAATATGATATTCAAATCGAATTTGGAGACATTGGCAATATCCTTGCTTATATCTCTGTCGGTGATAGACATCTAGATCTCGAACGTTTAGTTGCAGCGTTGGCCGAAATCAAACGCCGATATGCAAAAGATAAGAGTCGTATATACATCCATGAGTACATCAGTCCGCAAGTGGCTTTAACGCCTCAAAAAGCATTTTACGCCTCCAAGCAGAACATGCCTATTTCGGAAAGTGCTGGTCATATTTCGAGTGAATTTGTCATGTGTTATCCCCCGGGCATCCCTATTCTTGCACCCGGTGAACGGATTACACATGAGATTTTAGATTTCATTCAGTACTCAAAGGATAAAGGCTGCTTCTTAACGGGGACTGAAGATAGCAATATCGAAAATATTAATGTGTTGAAGGAGTTCGCGGAATGA
- the speD gene encoding adenosylmethionine decarboxylase, protein MKGVMVGLDNKLKLYGFNNLTKTLSFNIYDVCYAKSEREQSEYIAYIDEQYNSDRLTSILYEVTEIIGAHVLNVSKQDYDPQGASVTILISEEAFPVALIDESCNQGEHSIFGTRKTVVGHLDKSHVTVHTYPEYHPDNSIATFRVDIDVSTCGKISPLNALDYLIGSFDSDIITTDYRVRGFTRNIEGKKLFMDHSMNSIQDYIDSNTLLKYDSKDINVHQSNIFHTKLQIKDINLQNYLFNTDVSELPHKERLKITNMLRKEMSEIFNGSNIDYE, encoded by the coding sequence ATGAAAGGCGTGATGGTAGGGTTGGATAATAAGCTGAAGCTTTACGGCTTTAACAACCTCACAAAGACTCTTAGCTTCAACATCTATGATGTTTGCTATGCGAAAAGTGAGCGAGAGCAAAGTGAATATATTGCCTACATTGATGAGCAATATAATTCCGATAGGTTAACCAGTATTCTGTACGAAGTGACAGAAATTATCGGGGCACATGTCTTGAATGTCAGTAAACAGGATTACGATCCACAAGGTGCAAGTGTTACAATTCTTATTTCCGAGGAAGCATTCCCTGTCGCACTGATTGATGAATCGTGTAATCAAGGAGAACATAGTATTTTCGGGACGCGTAAAACAGTCGTAGGTCACTTGGATAAGAGTCATGTTACGGTTCACACGTATCCGGAATATCATCCGGATAATTCTATCGCTACCTTTCGAGTCGACATCGACGTTTCAACGTGTGGCAAAATTTCCCCGTTGAATGCACTTGATTACTTAATTGGAAGTTTTGATTCAGATATCATTACAACTGATTATCGAGTACGTGGGTTTACACGTAATATAGAAGGAAAAAAATTATTCATGGATCATTCAATGAATTCGATTCAGGATTATATCGACAGTAACACATTGCTGAAATACGATTCGAAGGATATAAACGTACACCAATCTAATATTTTTCATACAAAACTACAAATTAAAGACATAAACTTACAAAACTATCTTTTCAATACGGACGTTTCTGAGCTCCCTCACAAAGAGAGACTCAAAATTACCAACATGTTACGCAAAGAGATGTCAGAAATTTTTAACGGTTCCAATATTGATTATGAATGA
- a CDS encoding ABC1 kinase family protein: protein MKRFAFYRIFRIVWMSVKFFTQITLFQRRYKGRFTPSVTEKWELLVTKQAKEYKRIALDLGGLMIKMGQFLSTRADIMPPSFIAELEGLTDHVTAVPTKKAIELLEDEWNTSYEDFLTNLSDGPIASASIGEVYKATLKDGTPVAVKIQRPDIERILSVDFRAMRIVIWLLKRFTPFSKQIDFNLLYKEMVDTIGAELNFLQELKNGRSFSARFATMSGIRFPVYYDEFSTRRVLVMEWIEGSRITDLAFLDKNNINRRELSERLFRLFLEQVLDGGQFHADPHGGNILVQEDGTLFLIDFGMIVNITSDEARSILKIVEGIIFTQYDQVLNGLEEMNFLLPSADRRVLADAIESVVKAYESNDLNEMNSFVVDRLLDDLKEIVRTQPVQLPAEFAFLGRAVSIFVGVLHVLDPNVDLLAIGRPRILEWAKKRTIGNGTFSKKDAQRIALNVIGPLRTLPKKVTTFLEEPTRMREYIQTRDVARERERSRLQTRTFMGIITVLSLGTVFFSIWDEHIPLLATSVFFFISSAWMFKRSK, encoded by the coding sequence ATGAAGCGTTTCGCATTTTACAGGATTTTCCGTATTGTGTGGATGTCCGTGAAATTTTTCACCCAGATTACACTTTTTCAGCGGCGGTATAAAGGTCGATTTACACCTTCAGTTACTGAAAAATGGGAACTTCTTGTTACGAAGCAAGCAAAAGAATATAAACGAATTGCACTTGATTTAGGTGGCTTGATGATTAAAATGGGCCAATTCTTATCTACGCGTGCTGATATTATGCCACCGTCATTTATTGCGGAGTTGGAAGGCTTAACAGATCATGTTACCGCAGTTCCAACAAAGAAAGCAATTGAACTTTTAGAGGACGAGTGGAATACCAGCTATGAAGATTTTCTAACTAACTTATCTGATGGACCCATTGCCTCCGCTTCAATCGGAGAAGTTTACAAGGCGACCTTAAAGGATGGCACACCTGTAGCGGTGAAAATTCAACGTCCAGATATTGAACGTATATTAAGCGTCGATTTCCGTGCCATGCGAATTGTCATCTGGCTGTTAAAAAGATTTACTCCCTTCAGTAAGCAAATTGATTTTAATTTATTGTATAAAGAAATGGTCGATACGATTGGGGCTGAGCTTAACTTTTTGCAGGAGTTAAAAAACGGCAGGAGTTTTTCTGCGCGTTTCGCCACCATGTCTGGTATCCGTTTTCCTGTCTACTACGATGAGTTTTCAACGCGGCGCGTCCTTGTTATGGAATGGATTGAAGGTTCACGTATAACTGACCTTGCATTTCTGGACAAAAATAATATTAATCGCCGAGAGTTATCGGAAAGATTATTCCGTTTGTTTTTAGAACAAGTGCTTGATGGCGGACAATTCCATGCCGATCCACATGGCGGCAATATATTGGTTCAGGAAGATGGCACGCTTTTCTTAATTGACTTTGGAATGATTGTAAACATCACTTCTGATGAAGCCCGTTCAATATTGAAAATTGTTGAGGGTATTATTTTCACACAGTATGATCAAGTGCTAAATGGTTTGGAAGAGATGAACTTCTTATTGCCAAGTGCGGATCGACGGGTACTTGCAGATGCGATTGAAAGTGTTGTGAAAGCCTATGAATCCAATGATTTGAACGAAATGAATAGCTTTGTTGTCGATCGTCTACTTGATGATTTAAAAGAAATTGTTCGAACACAACCTGTACAGCTTCCAGCCGAATTTGCCTTTTTAGGCCGTGCGGTTTCGATATTCGTCGGTGTTCTCCATGTCTTGGATCCTAATGTCGATTTACTCGCGATTGGACGCCCTCGAATTTTGGAGTGGGCAAAGAAACGAACAATTGGAAACGGCACGTTTTCAAAGAAAGATGCACAACGCATTGCGTTAAATGTAATTGGTCCTTTGCGAACACTTCCTAAGAAAGTAACGACCTTCCTAGAGGAACCTACCCGTATGCGTGAATACATACAAACACGGGATGTTGCAAGGGAGAGAGAGCGCTCTCGTTTACAAACACGAACGTTCATGGGAATCATTACAGTGTTATCTCTTGGAACTGTGTTTTTTAGTATTTGGGATGAACATATCCCTCTTCTCGCAACATCAGTCTTCTTCTTCATTAGTTCGGCATGGATGTTTAAACGCTCTAAATAA
- a CDS encoding YecA family protein — protein sequence MVGRNDPCVCGSGKKYKKCCESNSTFIIEDVQSEELERVLQSFYEEYPERRDLNEFLALVKKWSEPLQSYLIEEMIEAIVMDEFFFHYKPEIWKNYMKKQQKKIIRPSVVKVLETWSDPRVYIGEVVAVDEAYMSVKSIFEDETIRLRRESEKPVPVGVHVYCFILPDGTSKDNHYLAVSSLIFFPTDHKKVFGQFKQLYESKKELSITAFLKENGIIFWKLLGEDGYDGSEFTNFETGVLQKAIEFLEKNDRVSEELLEIVEDYLVEQQPNARKDVAIAAGAIRFGQENALFEPLAITVKEIAEWFEVSTSSLNKYYNDLNAYYTSKG from the coding sequence ATGGTAGGACGTAATGATCCCTGTGTATGTGGCAGTGGAAAGAAGTATAAAAAATGTTGTGAATCGAACTCGACATTTATAATAGAAGACGTGCAATCGGAAGAGCTTGAAAGAGTTTTGCAATCTTTTTACGAAGAGTACCCCGAAAGACGGGACTTGAATGAATTCTTGGCTTTGGTTAAAAAGTGGAGTGAACCATTACAGAGCTATTTAATCGAGGAAATGATTGAAGCCATTGTCATGGATGAATTCTTTTTCCATTATAAACCGGAAATTTGGAAGAATTACATGAAAAAACAACAGAAGAAAATCATCCGCCCCTCTGTAGTGAAAGTCTTAGAGACGTGGTCTGATCCACGTGTTTACATTGGAGAAGTTGTAGCTGTGGACGAGGCTTATATGTCCGTTAAAAGTATTTTTGAAGATGAAACGATACGTTTACGACGCGAAAGTGAAAAGCCTGTTCCTGTAGGTGTGCATGTTTATTGCTTCATTTTGCCGGACGGAACATCGAAGGACAATCATTATTTGGCTGTTTCCAGCTTAATCTTTTTCCCGACCGACCATAAAAAAGTGTTTGGTCAGTTCAAACAACTGTATGAATCAAAAAAAGAACTATCAATTACTGCTTTTCTAAAAGAAAATGGAATTATTTTTTGGAAGTTGCTAGGTGAAGATGGCTATGATGGAAGTGAATTCACCAATTTTGAAACAGGTGTACTCCAGAAAGCAATCGAGTTTTTGGAGAAAAATGATAGGGTTTCTGAAGAACTACTAGAAATAGTAGAGGATTATTTAGTAGAGCAGCAGCCGAATGCTCGTAAAGATGTAGCGATTGCAGCTGGAGCGATTCGATTTGGCCAGGAAAATGCCTTATTTGAGCCTCTTGCGATTACTGTGAAAGAGATTGCCGAATGGTTTGAAGTATCTACCTCTTCATTGAATAAATATTATAACGATTTAAATGCGTATTATACGAGCAAGGGATAG